Proteins encoded together in one Impatiens glandulifera chromosome 1, dImpGla2.1, whole genome shotgun sequence window:
- the LOC124921420 gene encoding ATP-dependent 6-phosphofructokinase 2, with protein MDTTSISFSSFELQKPTHISDYLPQNLPTFNNPLLQSTFFHPTQGFFVSPTDIILRQIAYDLSSDNTDVDSSHHHAYHRAGPRKQISFDPSEVRAAIVTCGGLCPGMNTVIRELVVGLWELYGVREIYGVKAGYRGFYSADCHVQLNPKLVHNWHKRGGTVLETSRGGFDLDRIVNSIQDRGFNQVYIIGGDGTMRGAVKIFEEIRRKKLKVAIIGIPKTVDNDVGIIDRSFGFQTAVEMAQQAISAAHVEAESGVNGIGLVKLMGRSCGHIVLHAALSSRDVDCCLIPENEFYLEGKGGLFEFIETRLSSNGHVVLVVAEGAGQSMIPRTDEEKLERDESGNMVFLDVGLWLKKEIKKWWEKDHGGELLTVKYIDPTYMIRAVPANATDNLYCTLLAHSAIHGGMAGFTGVVAGLVNGNYAYIPVDQVAKAKNPVNTRDNKWAWVRSVTNQPDFGME; from the exons ATGGATACAACGTCGATCTCCTTCTCCTCATTTGAACTCCAAAAACCCACCCATATCTCCGATTACCTTCCCCAAAACCTCCCCACTTTCAACAACCCTCTCCTTCAAAGCACCTTCTTCCACCCAACTCAAGGTTTCTTCGTCTCCCCCACCGACATAATCCTCCGACAGATTGCCTACGACCTCTCCTCCGACAACACAGACGTCGACTCCTCCCACCACCATGCCTACCACCGCGCTGGCCCACGCAAACAGATCTCTTTCGACCCGTCCGAGGTTAGAGCAGCGATCGTCACTTGCGGCGGCCTTTGTCCTGGTATGAATACCGTTATTAGGGAACTTGTTGTTGGTCTGTGGGAGCTTTATGGTGTGAGAGAGATCTATGGAGTGAAAGCTGGTTATAGAGGGTTCTATTCCGCGGATTGCCATGTTCAGTTGAATCCCAAACTTGTTCATAATTGGCATAAGAGAGGTGGAACTGTGCTTGAGACTTCTAGAGGTGGGTTTGATCTTGACAGGATTGTTAATTCCATTCAAGATCGTGGATTTAATCAG GTTTACATTATAGGCGGCGATGGAACAATGCGAGGTGCTGTAAAGATATTCGAAGAAATTCGCCGTAAGAAACTAAAAGTAGCCATAATCGGAATTCCCAAAACCGTTGACAACGATGTCGGTATCATCGACCGTTCATTCGGGTTCCAAACCGCAGTAGAAATGGCCCAACAGGCGATCAGCGCCGCCCACGTAGAAGCAGAAAGTGGCGTAAACGGGATCGGTTTGGTAAAGCTAATGGGTCGAAGTTGCGGCCACATAGTCCTTCACGCCGCATTAAGCAGTCGAGACGTCGATTGTTGTTTGATCCCTGAAAATGAATTCTACTTGGAAGGAAAAGGAGGACTTTTCGAGTTTATCGAAACTCGTTTGAGTTCAAACGGGCACGTTGTTCTTGTGGTGGCTGAGGGTGCTGGACAGAGTATGATTCCTAGGACTGATGAGGAGAAATTGGAAAGAGATGAATCTGGGAACATGGTGTTCTTGGATGTTGGATTGTGGTTGAAGAAGGAGATTAAGAAATGGTGGGAGAAAGATCATGGTGGTGAATTGTTGACTGTGAAATATATTGATCCGACTTATATGATAAGGGCTGTTCCTGCAAATGCGACTGATAATTTGTATTGTACTTTGTTGGCACATTCGGCTATTCATGGGGGTATGGCTGGATTTACTGGTGTTGTTGCTGGTCTTGTTAATGGGAATTATGCTTATATTCCGGTTGATCAGGTGGCTAAAGCGAAGAATCCGGTTAATACTAGAGATAATAAGTGGGCATGGGTAAGATCTGTTACCAATCAGCCTGATTTTGGTATGGAATGA